The following is a genomic window from Clostridium fungisolvens.
ATTGTCTAGGTTTACGCCACCTGTTGGCATGAAGTTAGCTTGTGGTAAAGGACCTTTAAATGAACTTATTATTGAAGGACCATAAGCATTTCCTGGGAACACCTTTAATACTTCAACACCGTATTCTAAAGCTTCAACAGCTTCTTTAACTGTCATTATTCCTGGCATTACTGCTATTCTATATCTATTACATAGTTTAACAGTTTCTGCATCAAAATAAGGGCTTACTATAAATTCTGCTCCTGCAAGTATACATGCTCTAGCTGTTTCTGGATCAAGAACTGTCCCTGCTCCTATAATTAGATCTTCATTTTTGTAGATTTCTGATATTTCTTTTATTATTTCAACAGCACCTGGTACTGTCATAGTTATTTCTAAAGCTTTTATTCCGCCTTTTTTAACTGCATCTATAATTTTGATTGCTTGCTCTTTTGATTCAGCTCTTATAACAGCTACAACACCACATTCAGTTATTTTTTGTACTACTTGTATTCTTTTCATCTAATTCTCCTTATTTACACTTTTGATTAAAGAGTTACACCTGTTTTGAATATAGCTAATTCTCTAAAATCATTTTTTTCATTATTTGCAAGTTCTCCACTAGCTACACTTATTATGTAGTCGATGAATTCCTTAAGAACTTCTTCTGAGTTCTTATCTTCGAGAAGACTTCCTGCATTAAAGTCAATCCAGTGAGGTTTAAGTTCAAATAATTGTGTATTTGTTGATATCTTTAATGTAGGAACATAGGATCCAAATGGAGTTCCTCTACCAGTTGTGAATAGTACCATTTGACAACCTGCCGATGCTAAAGCAGAAGCAGCAACTAAGTCATTTCCTGGTGCACTTAACAAGTTTAATCCTTTTTCCTTAAGTGTTTCACCATATTTAAGCACATCCACTACTGTAGCTGTACCAGCTTTTTGTGTGCAACCTAAAGATTTATCTTCAAGAGTTGTTATACCACCAGCCTTGTTTCCTGGTGAAGGATTTTCATATACTGGTTGATCATATCTTATAAAGTATTCCTTAAAATCGTTTATTAAGTGAACTACTTTATCAAATACTTCTTCGTCTAAAGCTCTATCCATAAGCAGTGTTTCTGCTCCAAACATTTCAGGAACTTCTGTTAAAATAGTAGTTCCACCTTGTGCTACAAGGAAATCTGAAAATCTCCCTACTAGAGGATTTGCAGTAATTCCTGAGAATCCATCGGATCCTCCACACTTAAGTCCTACTTTTAATTCAGATAGTGGAACTTCTTCCCTAACATCATTCTTCATATTTTCATATAGCTCTTTTAATAGTTTCACGCCTTCTTCTAGTTCATCAGAAACTTCTTGTGAAACTAGAAACTTAACTCTGTTCTCATCATATTCACCTAAAGATTTTTTGAAATCAACCATATTATTGTTTTCACAACCAAGACCAAGAACTAAAACTCCACCTGCATTTGGATGTTTTACAGCATCACCTAGTATAGTTCTTGTAGTCACATGGTCATCACCAAGCTGTGAACATCCATAATTGTGCTTAAGTACTAGAGTATTATCTATTCCTAATTCTTCAATTTCCTTCTTAAGCCTATCTAACATTCTGTCTGCCATTCCATTTACACATCCAACTGTCGGAACAATCCATAGTTCATTTCTTATCCCAACACTGCCGTTTGCTCTCTTATAACCTTTGAATGTTAAAGCTTGATTCTTATAAATGTTATCCAATAATTTTTGATTGAAGCTATAATCTTTTATTCCGTCAAGATTAGTTTTAGTGTTGTGTGTATGAATCCATTGTCCTTCTAATACAGGAGTAATTGCATGACCTATTGGAAATCCATACTTTACTATGTCTTCGTCAACGCCTATTTCTTTTATAGCAATTTTATGGCCTCTTTTAACGTCTTCTTTTAGAGTAATAACTTTTCCGTCTACTTCTATAGTTTGATCTTTATCTAAGTCCATTAATGCTACAACTACATTATCATTTTCATTTATTTTAAGAACACTTTTCATGAAATTACCTCTTTTCTTCTTAATTACATAACTTCTTTAAGTGCTTCCTTAATTCCTAGTGTTTCTATTTTAGCAAGGTAATAAGTAACAGCGTCAGTTAAGCCTTTAACTTCATTTAAGTTCATCTTCCAATTCTTTTCATATCCAAGAACTGTAGTAACAACACTTCTTAATCCAGCTTCACTACCATCGCAGCTTCCCCATGCAGTTTTATATAAATCTAATATATCTGCATCATCAGCTAGAGCTATAGCTTCTTCGCCTCTCTTACCTTTATAGAACTCTATTAAAGCAGCAAGTGAGAATACTAATTTCTTAGGAAGTTCTCCTTTTCTGTTTATGTATTCTAGTAATGAAGGTAAATCTCTAGTTTCAAACTTAGACATTGAGTTTAATGCTATGCTCATTAAATAGTGATTTACAAATGGGTTTTGGAATCTTTCAAGTACTGCACCTGCAAAGTACTCTAACTCTTCTTGTGGTAAATCTAATGTAGGGATTATTTCGCCATAAACAACTCCCTTTATAAACTGACCTATAACTTCATGATCAACTGATTCACCAACTGTTTCTAATCCATAAAGATACGATACTGGTACTAAAGCAGTATGGGCACCATTTAATATTCTAACCTTTCTTGTTCTGTATGGAGTCATATCTTCAACAAATATAGTGTTAAGACCTGCTTTTGCAACTGGTAATTCATTTCCGATCCATGCTGGTCCTTCAATTACCCACAGATGGAATTGTTCTCCAACATTTACTAGGTTATCTTCATATCCTAATTCTTCTGTTATTTCTTTTATTGTATCTCTTGGATATCCAGGTACAATTCTGTCAACTAAACTTCCACAGAAAGTGTTAGCTTCATTTATCCAAGCTACAAATTCTTCACCTAAGTTCCAAAGTTCAGCATACTTAAGGATTATAGCTTTAAGTTTTTCACCATTTTTATCGATTAGTTCACATGGTATTATTATTAGACCTTTTTCTTTAGCTCCAGCAAAAGCCTTAAATCTGTTGTATAGTAAAGCTGTTAATTTACCTGGGAAGCTTTTTTGTGGTCTGTCTTCTAACTTATCATTTTCATCAAAAGCTATTCCTGCTTCAGTTGTGTTTGATATTATAAATCTTAATTCTGGGTTTTCTGCAACTCTTAAGTATTCATCATATTGAGTATATGGATTTATTCCTCTGCTAATGCTGTTTATAACTTCATGTTCTTTAACAGCCTTTCCATCCTTTATTCCTTGTAAATAAAGTGTGTATAATCCGTCTTGTTCATTTAATTTATCAACTAAACCAAATTCTATAGGTTGTACTACAACTACACTACCGTTAAAATCTGCTTCTTTATTCATTTTATCTATTTGCCAATCTACAAATGCTCTTAAGAAGTTACCTTCTCCGAATTGTAAAACTTTTTCTGGATATTGTTTGTACTCTTTAAAAGTTTCCCTATTTAATTTCATTTCCGACTCCTCCATACACATTTTGTTAACGTGTGCAAATTAGTTTAAATTTTTTTTATTAACAATCCGATATTAATATTTCTCTTTTCAAATATATTATATCATTTAATGCACACGTTAACAATAAGTTTTTTTTAAATATTCCACTCATTATTTTATGGAAGGTATTGTATAGCATATTTAAATTGTTTACTGCTTTGTAGTGTTTTTAACAAAATGAAAAAGATATGCCCAATATTTTTAGTTCTCATACTTGGCATATCTTTTCACTTAAGAAATTCTATACATTATTATTTTTATAACTTACGTGCTGATTCCCTAATCATAAGTTCGGTTTTTATATATACTTTCTCACCTTTATAGTCTTTTTTGTCAATTAAATCTATTATTGTTCTTCCACCTATTATACTTATCTCTTCCATAGGTCTCTTTACTGTAGTTAGTGCAGGGGTAGCATACTCTGCAAAACCTATGTTATCGAAACCTACTATTGATATATCCTTAGGTACTGAAAGCCCTTTTTCAAAAACAGCTTTTATAGCTCCGATAGCCATATCATCATTTGAACAAAATACTGCTGTTGGCTTGTTAGGAAGATCAAGTAATTTTTTCATGGCCCCATAACCGCTCTTTATATCGTAGTTTCCTCTAACCAAATATTCTCCTCTTACTGGAATATTATTATTTAACAAAGCTTTTAAAAATCCATCTTTTCTCTTCTTAGATGATTTAAATTCTTCTTTTCCCTCTATAATAGCTATATCTTTATGGTTATTTTCTATCAAATAACTAGCTGCCTTAAAAGCTCCTTCTTCGTCATCTGATAGTATGTTTATTAAAGAATTACCTTCGATTTCTCTATTTAAAACAATAAGTGGTATCTGTCTTTGCCATACATGATATATGAATTCATTATCCTTATCACTTTGACTCATAAGCACAATTCCATCAAATCTTTTATTATTAATTCCTGAAAAATCCTTGTAGTCGTCTATACCTCTTACTACTAAATTATAGTTTTCTTTTATTACACTATTTACGCCTCTTACTATTTCATAGAAAAAACTTGGAGATGTTCCTCTGCTTATACTAGAGAAGAATAATCCAATAGTATAAGACTTATCCAAAACTAGACTTTTTGCACTATAGTTTGGAACATAATTAAGTTCCTCTGCTATTGCCTTGATCTTAGCTTTTGTTTCTTCATTAATTAGAGGACTATTATTTAGCGCTCTAGATACAGTGGTATGCGATACATTCGCCAATTTTGCTATATCTTTTATAGTTATGCTCATGCCTTCACCTTCTTAATTTCTTAATAAAAATTCTTATATCTCAAAAAAATATCTCTTAACTATAGTTGTACACCTTTCTTTTAAGCTACTGCTCTTATGAAGTATCTACACTAAAAGATTTTTTTAATACCATCTATTTCTTAATTTCTCTATAAATACAACCATCTTATTTTAATAACATTTTATAAACCATATCAAGCTTTAGGTTAACAACATTATAAAGCTCTGTCAATATATGAAATATAAAAATCTACTTTAAAACCTCTTCTCCCTTCTAATTATGTAATGTAAAGATATAAATTTTTAATATAGATGAGCAAAAAACTCACTGAAGAAGAGCGCTTCAATGAATTTTTATAGTATCCAAATATTTGTTAAATAAATGTTGGTAGTGATTAAAACCATGAACATATGGCAAGCATTAAGAGGATAGCTTAATTATTAAATTTTCTTAGAGAGGTGTTCCTTTTGCTACAGCATGATGTTCAATTGAAAAAGTTTGATCTGCATACTAACAAGATGCTAAAAAGAGATTTTTATAAAGATAGAGTTGTAGAAGTCTGCCCAATTTGTGAATCAACTTGGTATATTAAATATGGTTTTTATAATGGAATTCAAAGATACAAATGCAAAGTGTGTGAAAAAACCTTTTCGCGTACAACTAATTCATTGTGGAGTTATTCAAAAAAGAATGCTAGAACCTGGCTAGAATTTACTGAATTAATGACAGAAAATAAGACTTTAAAATTCTGCGCAGAGAAGCTAAATATAAGTATTGGCACAGCCTTTTATTGGAGACATAAAATACTTCAAGCGTTAAGTCTAGATTCCACTCCAGATAGTTTATCAGGAGTTGTACATGTAGGAAAGGTTATTTTAAAAGAGAATTTTAAAGGGTGTAGAAATGCAGAAATAATTGCTTCATCAACTCCAAGAGAAAACATTTGGGTTGTTGGTGCAAGAGGACAAGAAGACTCTATGTTTATAGAACCAATATTTAAGCATCAATGGGATGGAAGAGCTTTCAATGAGAAAGTTTATTCTAAAATAGAAAAGAAATCATACATTGCTCCTTATGGAGACAGTTATATAAAATCAGTAGCAAGAAGACATAATAGAAAAAGATCCATTAAAATAGAGACCGAGTATAGAATAAAATATCTTTGGCCAAATTTGAAAAAGTGGCTATCAACCTTTCATGGGGTGGCCTCAAAGTATCTAAAAAGATACCTTAGTTTCTTTATAATTATGAACTTGGATAAGGTGCTCGATTACATGAACTTGATATATGATAGATTATTTGAAGGAAATAGATTTATAAAAATTGATGAAATAAGAATTATAAATTCACTTTTTTAAAGAAATTATAATTAAATATAACTCTGAATAATCCTTGGGAAGTAGATTGAAAATTCAACTCTTTGTCCGATCAAAATTTAATATAGTTGAAAATATTTTTTGATATTAATTAAAATTAATAAGATAGTAAAACAGCTAATTTACTCTGAAGAAATTGTAAAGAGATGTAGTTTATTCGAAAACTGTTTTAATACTGTACTAGATTCGGATAAGAATCTTTAAAAACATAAAGTTGATAACAGGGTTGTCCACCTTTGTATAAATATTTAACAACATTTAATTAATATATAACTATATAATGAAAAAATATACTATAAGTATAGAGCTTGTGGTAAATAATAATCTGTTTATTGCAAAAATACACTATTATAGCTATTTCTCTAATTTATTTTATTAATCAATTAATAGATTAAAGTATATTTACTACGATATTTTTATGGATAAAATTTATTAGACCTTGTATATAAAAATAAAAAACAAGCACCTATTTATTATAAGTACTTGCTTTTCACATGATTTTTATAGAATTTAAATCTATAACATTTATTGAGGTATACGGTTCACTCTACTTAGGGTTCGTAGCGGGAAAATATGTTTAGTCCCAAATGAACCGTATCCTTTATATAAATTATAATCTTTTATTATTAAAACTTAGTTAATGGTCCTTGTGGGTAATAAGGAAGAAGTTCAAAAATAAGCTCTATAGTACTATAGAAGTAGGTGGATTTTTACTAAATTTAAGTATTATATATTGAGCCTATCTATGAAATTGTAGTTTTAAACAATAATTGATCAAATTATATACATTATATTAATTATATTATTATGCTCTGCTTGATTCGTACTTTCCAGCTTGAAGATCAGTAACGATTTCTTTGTACTTCTTATCTGATAATCCGTACAATACTCCAAGTACTATTGCAGCTATTATTAAAGCTATACAAGGATATAACATTAATAATCCCTTCATTCCTAATAATGTTTGAGCTGATTGTCTTACGTTTGGAACATATCCTATTAATGCTAATCCAAATCCTGAAAGAGATCCTGCTATTGCTTGAGCTATCTTTCTTGAGAAGTTAAATGCTGAATAAGTTATACCTTCTCTTCTTTCACCTGTATGCCATTCACCATAGTCGATAACGTCTGAAACGAATGCCCATGTAACACCGTTTGGTAATGCAATCCCGATAAATGATATAGCCATAAGTATTGTAAATGGAACTATATGAACTGGTAGTATAAAGTTTAATCCATCAGCTATGAAAGCCATTGAGAATCCTAGTATTGCTGTTCTCTTCTTTCCTAATTTCTTTACTAAAGTAGGTATGAAAAGTATTGCAATTATTGAACTACCTATTGTAAAGAAGTTTGTTCTAGCTAAAAGTGCGGCATTACCAAGATAATATTGACAGAAGTATACCATCATTGCTGTCTTAATGTTGTAAGCTGATATTGAGAATACAGTCATAAGTATTAAAGTAAGTAATGGTTTGTTTGTAAATACAGCTGTTGCAAAATCCTTTGGCTTTATCTTTTCAGCTGTTCTCTTAACTTCTACAACTTCTTTTGTATTCTTGAAAGTTATGAAGAAAGATATTACACCTATTAAAGACATTATACCTGCTGCTATTGGAAAACCTATTTTTGTGTTAGAAAAAGATGTTACTATTGGCATAAATACTACACCGGTGATTAATAGCGCTGAAACTGAACCCGCTTGTCTAAAGGAAGCTAGATTAGCTCTATCCTGAACATCTTGAGTCATAACTGAAGCTAATGAACCGTAAGGAACGTTAGTAAATGAATATAGAAGTCCCCATATCATGTATGTAGCGTATCCATATATTAATTTCTGATGAGCCGATGCCCCCATTGGTGTTGTAAATGTTATTACAGTAAGTATTGCAAGTAGTATACTTGATACGAACATTACCGGTTTAAATCTTCCATTTTTACCTATATTCTTTCTTGAATCTATTGCTATACCTGCTATTGGATCCATGAATGCATCAAATACTTTTGTGAATAAGAATATTCCTCCTGCCGCTACTGATGCGATTCCACAAACGTCTGTGTAGAACTTTAGTAAGTACGCTTGACCTAAGTCGAACATGAACCCATTACCAAAATCGCCTAGACCGTATGAAATCTTTTCTTTCAACGTTAATTTACTCATACTAGTTATACCTCTTTCTTAATATTATTATTTAAATAAATTTTATAAATACCTTTTTTCATTTAATTGCCTAAGTACTATTATGCAATTTTTTATAAAATGCTTTACTAACCTGCTATTATTTGATGGTTTATTGGTTTATAAGTTTTTCAATAACGTTTACACTAAAGCTTTTTTGTAGCCTCGTTGTAAAACTTTAGATTATTGATTTTCATTAGTGTATATATTTGGGTTAACGCATGCAATAATATTCTCGTCTTTGCACACGTTAACAATTTTATGCAAATTTAACTACTTATTTCTATAAGTTAAAATACTCTCTAGCATTTCTATATGATATATCTTGAACTATGCTTCCTAAAAGTTCTATATTATCTGGAACTTCTCCATTTTCAACCCATTCACCAATAAGATTGCATACTATTCTTCTGAAATACTCATGTCTCGGGTATGATAAGAAACTTCTTGAATCTGTAAGCATTCCGACAAATCTACTTAAAAGCCCTAAATTAGCTAATGCTTTCATTTGTTGAGTCATTCCATCTATACTATCATTAAACCACCAGCCTGAACCAAATTGTATCTTTCCTGGTATTCCGCCTCCTTGGAAGTTTCCAAGCATTGTTCCAAGAACATAATTATCTTTTGGATTTAATGTATATAATATAGTCTTTGGAAGTAAATCTTCTCTATTTAATGAATCTAAGAATCTTGAAAGTGCTTCTGCTACTTGTCCATCATTGATTGAATCAAATCCGGTATCTGCTCCTAATTTATTAAACATTCTTGTGTTATTATTTCTAAGAGCTCCGATATGAAGTTGCATTGCCCATCCTAGCTTATGATAAATCTTTGCTACAAAACCTAAAGTGAATGTTTTATACTTCTTTTCTTCTTCAAAACTAACAGCTTCACCTTTTAATGCTTTTGCAAATATTTCTGCTGCTTCTTCTTTAGTAGAATCTGCATATACTACTGTATCTAAAGCATGATCTGATACTCTACATCCAACTGAGTGGAAGAATTCAACTCTTGATTCAAAAGCTTGTAAGAATGCTTCATAATCAGCTATTTGTTTGCCTGATACTTCTTCTAACTTCTTAACCCATGGTAAGAATGTAGCTCTATTTATTTCGATTCCTTTGTCTGGTCTAAAAGTTGGTAAAACTTTTACATCAAAGTCTTTAATTTCTTTAAGTTTTATATGATACTCAAGTGAATCAACTGGATCATCAGTTGTACATATTGCTTCTACATTAGACTTTTTAATTAAATCTCTTGCTGAGAAATCACCTGCATTTAGTATCTCATTAGCCTTGTTCCATATTTGAGGAGCAGTTTTCTCAGTTAGAGGTTCATAGATTCCAAAGAATCTTTGAAGCTCTAAATGCGTCCAATGATAAAGTGGATTTCCTATAGCAACTTGCAGTGTCTTTGCCCATGCTAAAAATTTATCATAGTCACTTGCATCTCCAGTTATAGTATTTTCATCTATTCCATTACTTCTCATTGCTCTCCACTTGTAATGATCCCCGTATAACCAAACTTCAGTTATATTTTTAAATCTTTTATTCTCATAAATTTCCTTAGGATTTAAATGGCAGTGATAGTCAATGATTGGCATACTTTTTGAATAATCATGGAATAATTTTACCGCTGTTTCATTTGATAATAGAAAATTCTCATCCATAAATTTTTTCATAATAATCACCTTACTTTTCATTTAACTTTTACTAATTGTTCACGTGAACAATCGCTTACAATGTTATTATAATCGTTTTCTTAAAAGAATACAATAAAAAAATGTTCACGTGAACAAAATTTTTGTGAAATTATTCACTATTTTTTATTAATACATTTATTGTTATTAGTTTGCATGGTTTTATCTACTTCTTACCACTTCTCATTTATACATATATGTATAAATGTTGCTGAAGCTATCTTCTTCAGTGAGCTTTTTTATCGTATCTGCCTTTCCGAATGTATGTGAGGAAAACTTGGCAGGTAAATAAGTTTTACTTTTTTACTGTTTTACCTAAGAAGCTATTTATCAAACTATTTGAATTCACAGTCTTAAGTATCATTAACATTTTATACTTTCTTATACTGTAAAAAAAGTCGCTGAAGCTATCTTCTTCAGTGAGCTTTTTTTATCGCATCTGCCTTTCCGAATACATATGAGGAAAACTTGGCAGGCGAATAAGTTTTACTTTTTTACTGTATGTCCTAAAAATATATTTATATCAATTGAACTCACTAGGTTTCAGTAGAATTAACGTCTTATACTTTCTCATACAATAAAAAAGTAGGTATGCAATGCATACCCACTAACATAACTATATACTCCTTAATGAAGACTTATATTCTAAGTCATCTCATTAAAGTTATCCATCTTTACTACTATTCCACATGATTTTCTAGTAATTAAATTTCTATATTACTATTTTCCTTTATTTTGTCTAGATTGCTCATTTAATTGCTTTGCTTCCTCTACGCCACTGCTCATTGATCCTGAAGTTCCTGAGCTAAATGATGCAGTTCCACTAGCTGAACTTGACATACTTCCTTGTCTTGATTGCTGATTTAATTTCTTAGTCTCTTGTACCCCATTCTTATTAGTAAGCATAATTTTAGTCTCCTTTTCTACTCGCAATTTTTTAGTAAGTCTAATAAATTTATCAAGTACGTAATCACCTTTTTATTTGGCTTACGAATTATATCTTGTGTATTTCTTTCTTACTTATCACAAGTAAATGAAGCTATAATTGGTATATTAATGGAAATTCATTTAAAGATATACCGTTTCCTATATATAATCTTATTTCACTTATTTGATTTTCGATTTCTTTCACAACTTCTGTTATTAATTTTGCAGATAAATTAGATTGTTCAGCTAGTTTCCTTATTTCAAATTTAGCTTTATAACCAAAAAGGTTATAATAGTTAA
Proteins encoded in this region:
- a CDS encoding bifunctional 4-hydroxy-2-oxoglutarate aldolase/2-dehydro-3-deoxy-phosphogluconate aldolase gives rise to the protein MKRIQVVQKITECGVVAVIRAESKEQAIKIIDAVKKGGIKALEITMTVPGAVEIIKEISEIYKNEDLIIGAGTVLDPETARACILAGAEFIVSPYFDAETVKLCNRYRIAVMPGIMTVKEAVEALEYGVEVLKVFPGNAYGPSIISSFKGPLPQANFMPTGGVNLDNIKDWVKAGAVAVGTGSDLTKGAKTGDYELVTETAEKFVEALRKAREA
- a CDS encoding UxaA family hydrolase; this translates as MKSVLKINENDNVVVALMDLDKDQTIEVDGKVITLKEDVKRGHKIAIKEIGVDEDIVKYGFPIGHAITPVLEGQWIHTHNTKTNLDGIKDYSFNQKLLDNIYKNQALTFKGYKRANGSVGIRNELWIVPTVGCVNGMADRMLDRLKKEIEELGIDNTLVLKHNYGCSQLGDDHVTTRTILGDAVKHPNAGGVLVLGLGCENNNMVDFKKSLGEYDENRVKFLVSQEVSDELEEGVKLLKELYENMKNDVREEVPLSELKVGLKCGGSDGFSGITANPLVGRFSDFLVAQGGTTILTEVPEMFGAETLLMDRALDEEVFDKVVHLINDFKEYFIRYDQPVYENPSPGNKAGGITTLEDKSLGCTQKAGTATVVDVLKYGETLKEKGLNLLSAPGNDLVAASALASAGCQMVLFTTGRGTPFGSYVPTLKISTNTQLFELKPHWIDFNAGSLLEDKNSEEVLKEFIDYIISVASGELANNEKNDFRELAIFKTGVTL
- a CDS encoding tagaturonate reductase; the encoded protein is MKLNRETFKEYKQYPEKVLQFGEGNFLRAFVDWQIDKMNKEADFNGSVVVVQPIEFGLVDKLNEQDGLYTLYLQGIKDGKAVKEHEVINSISRGINPYTQYDEYLRVAENPELRFIISNTTEAGIAFDENDKLEDRPQKSFPGKLTALLYNRFKAFAGAKEKGLIIIPCELIDKNGEKLKAIILKYAELWNLGEEFVAWINEANTFCGSLVDRIVPGYPRDTIKEITEELGYEDNLVNVGEQFHLWVIEGPAWIGNELPVAKAGLNTIFVEDMTPYRTRKVRILNGAHTALVPVSYLYGLETVGESVDHEVIGQFIKGVVYGEIIPTLDLPQEELEYFAGAVLERFQNPFVNHYLMSIALNSMSKFETRDLPSLLEYINRKGELPKKLVFSLAALIEFYKGKRGEEAIALADDADILDLYKTAWGSCDGSEAGLRSVVTTVLGYEKNWKMNLNEVKGLTDAVTYYLAKIETLGIKEALKEVM
- a CDS encoding LacI family DNA-binding transcriptional regulator: MSITIKDIAKLANVSHTTVSRALNNSPLINEETKAKIKAIAEELNYVPNYSAKSLVLDKSYTIGLFFSSISRGTSPSFFYEIVRGVNSVIKENYNLVVRGIDDYKDFSGINNKRFDGIVLMSQSDKDNEFIYHVWQRQIPLIVLNREIEGNSLINILSDDEEGAFKAASYLIENNHKDIAIIEGKEEFKSSKKRKDGFLKALLNNNIPVRGEYLVRGNYDIKSGYGAMKKLLDLPNKPTAVFCSNDDMAIGAIKAVFEKGLSVPKDISIVGFDNIGFAEYATPALTTVKRPMEEISIIGGRTIIDLIDKKDYKGEKVYIKTELMIRESARKL
- a CDS encoding IS1 family transposase: MLQHDVQLKKFDLHTNKMLKRDFYKDRVVEVCPICESTWYIKYGFYNGIQRYKCKVCEKTFSRTTNSLWSYSKKNARTWLEFTELMTENKTLKFCAEKLNISIGTAFYWRHKILQALSLDSTPDSLSGVVHVGKVILKENFKGCRNAEIIASSTPRENIWVVGARGQEDSMFIEPIFKHQWDGRAFNEKVYSKIEKKSYIAPYGDSYIKSVARRHNRKRSIKIETEYRIKYLWPNLKKWLSTFHGVASKYLKRYLSFFIIMNLDKVLDYMNLIYDRLFEGNRFIKIDEIRIINSLF
- a CDS encoding MFS transporter — translated: MSKLTLKEKISYGLGDFGNGFMFDLGQAYLLKFYTDVCGIASVAAGGIFLFTKVFDAFMDPIAGIAIDSRKNIGKNGRFKPVMFVSSILLAILTVITFTTPMGASAHQKLIYGYATYMIWGLLYSFTNVPYGSLASVMTQDVQDRANLASFRQAGSVSALLITGVVFMPIVTSFSNTKIGFPIAAGIMSLIGVISFFITFKNTKEVVEVKRTAEKIKPKDFATAVFTNKPLLTLILMTVFSISAYNIKTAMMVYFCQYYLGNAALLARTNFFTIGSSIIAILFIPTLVKKLGKKRTAILGFSMAFIADGLNFILPVHIVPFTILMAISFIGIALPNGVTWAFVSDVIDYGEWHTGERREGITYSAFNFSRKIAQAIAGSLSGFGLALIGYVPNVRQSAQTLLGMKGLLMLYPCIALIIAAIVLGVLYGLSDKKYKEIVTDLQAGKYESSRA
- the uxaC gene encoding glucuronate isomerase, which produces MKKFMDENFLLSNETAVKLFHDYSKSMPIIDYHCHLNPKEIYENKRFKNITEVWLYGDHYKWRAMRSNGIDENTITGDASDYDKFLAWAKTLQVAIGNPLYHWTHLELQRFFGIYEPLTEKTAPQIWNKANEILNAGDFSARDLIKKSNVEAICTTDDPVDSLEYHIKLKEIKDFDVKVLPTFRPDKGIEINRATFLPWVKKLEEVSGKQIADYEAFLQAFESRVEFFHSVGCRVSDHALDTVVYADSTKEEAAEIFAKALKGEAVSFEEEKKYKTFTLGFVAKIYHKLGWAMQLHIGALRNNNTRMFNKLGADTGFDSINDGQVAEALSRFLDSLNREDLLPKTILYTLNPKDNYVLGTMLGNFQGGGIPGKIQFGSGWWFNDSIDGMTQQMKALANLGLLSRFVGMLTDSRSFLSYPRHEYFRRIVCNLIGEWVENGEVPDNIELLGSIVQDISYRNAREYFNL